tactttgtactataactttgatatttaattacaagatattgtaaaaataagataatggacaatgtaatgaatatcaattgataaatttgaatgtaaataatctttgcatgagagaaataaagacaatataactaatgaaattatttatcttatttaatttaattttttgataatgaataattttttcaaataaaggtattgtagacacataattctaaattaaagaaatacatatgtatcattttttgttgtagctactaatttatttaatttaataagagtaaaatagagtgagaaacttaattatgtcaaatttgattgagatgatgttcgaacctaagacctttcttatagaaattaatgggtaagttaaaagttaacggaatattaacggagagagaatatttaacggaaaacttaacggataatcataaaagtaaggttaaattaggtaatctctattaataatattaatctgaattatcttaaccatctatttgattaaataattcatctgaaccatccatttgattaaataatttgaccgccattttttctacccattttaggcctaactctctttggctcttattagtatagtagatagtagatatagtacttttgaagaaaaatgtaatacttttaaatcaaaatgtaaacgtattgtattttcccttaaaagtattacatttacctttataagtaataaaattttattcttgattagtattacatttgaacatataagtatgacatttgtgcatataagtattacattttcatctttgaCTCGACCCGATCCAACccatctcacacaagtttttgccatataaAGTTGTGTATTACCTTTCAAGCTATCTAATTTTTCAGAAACTTTTTCCTCACCGTACCTTTgtacaattataaaattaaagtcTAGACAACTTACACTGTTACACATAAATTCCATATTGATGTAAGCATATATGTGATCTAGTATTGCAATtattgaaacaaataaaataatttgaaatatgaTAATTTGGGAATAGATTTTTTGGTACCTTGGGAGGTGGCAGATGATCACTACGTTTGTTGCAGTCCTCCTGGAGGTGTTGAAGGTATGCTTTGTGGTCTTCACAAATGGTTTTCACTTTTTCCTTAATGGACTGGATCTCACTGGCAACATTATTGAGCTTTCCACAAAACCGAATTTTATCAAAAGCTTTTGCCAATCCACGCTTCTTCTCCTGTGCAAAGTAGTTGGCAACCGCATCTCTGGCTTCATTCACACGTGTTCCgaatttttttactattaatcTCAAAACACGGTTTTCATTGGCCAGTGGGCTCTTGCAAGCTACCACCAAGCTCTCAGTAAATGTTTTGATTTGAGAGGTGATGTCCTCTATCTCAGACTTGTCAGAAACCAGGTGGACATTGTCTCCTACAGTTTGGTCTAGAATGTTTACCGCCTGCTCTACTTTCTTTATCGCTTTGTCAAAGCCTATTGGTCTCTCTATCTGTGAAGAAATACAAAATTGAAAGTGATATAGCTATAGTGTCAACATGCTATACCGATAcgtacgtgtatatatatatacttaatcgAATTTATCATAGCgcatttagtttaaaaaaaaaatactctctAAACTACTCTaaaggaaaattaaatcaatatttaaattttgaattttctttttgtaattTCTTGTGATTTCTATTAACTTACTCCATATTTGAttgattacctaatttaattaCTGCTTAGATAAATTTATTAGTTTCTTacgtaatagagttaatttcattttttgtcctagatttataggtgacaatccgcTTTTAgcccttttttattagaacatcctcatttgatcTTTGTGTTATTGTAACAttaccatttttagtctttcatcaacaaaatcgttaaaatatcgttaaatacaaagacatttcaatcttttttatacaaagtatgttgaaccgctatattttttatgttttttttttgaaaacatcaataattgaagaccgaaatattcttgtatttaactatatttaaactattttgttgataaaggacaaaaaaatggccatgtcataataatactacaaccaaaagtaaatattttaataaaaaaaaaaaactaaaaatggattgtcacctataaatctaagaccaaaaatagaattaactcattcgtaatattaattcttttgtcCATGTTGTTTTGGATTCCTATATGAATTTTGAATTATCCGAAACATGTATAGATGTGCAATAGAAAAGCTTAAACGGTTAAAATTGCTTATGTAGGTATAtagattttatttaaaacataATGATTTTGCATTTTTTACTTAACTAATACAACAGAGGTATATAGATAGGTGGGTGCCTCTGACAATGTATTATGCACTGGGAATCAAACCTGTGagctgtgacctctcacttgggagggccacagctatgccggcTTGATCACAAAGCTTTTGGCGGGGTATATGATATAGTATATCtaataaacaaacaatttatAAGGGTGGAcgaattcaaattaatattgttgattTAGGTTTgtatttctatatttattgaattgtacactgtgctacaaatattataatattatttttatccgACAAAAATGTCCTTACAACATTAAAATTCTATTAGTATATATGAAATagtaccataattatattaaatcatttACCGTATGTAAAATTGTTACTTTAACAATTATTACTTGTACCATAATTATTACCCAAATTATGATTTCTACAATTACGAATTATTCATTGTATCTAGTTGGGATAAGACTCAAACATGAGACCTTAGCTTTTTCATAGAAAGCAACAATGAtatcatcaaattaaatttcaaagtaCATGgctttttttttgtaaaagaattatttcaatataattatgattttaacaTAGAATACTAATATTAGACACTTATTTCTTTGCATATAGTTCATTGAAAAGACTAGTAGATAAATAAGTTAAGTGGAAGTTTGTAAATGATCATGAGACTAGTAcatgcgttttttttttatttggaaaaattaagaaaacaagaaaaaatgcTATttaataagggtgtgtttggtttacacatgggaatcggaatcggaatggaaatcaaatacttggtaatgatatgtgttttggtgaaagtattttgcatgtttaatttggtagtagggtggaattggaatgattatgaatattaatgtttggttatgtatgtccctataatgggaataaaagttttaaaactacaaaaataaaaaatcaaaacaattgatcctaatataataatatccaAAGTAACaatctgaacaaaaaaaatcaaaataaaactataaaaacactaatccaaacttaaaaatcatattaccaataagatgtaatgtaactttttttaaaattatatatggaatggaatttttaattgaagaggTAATCAAATTCCATAGTTGTagtttaaaaagttgtcaatcaaacactaactatgattttgattctcatttctaATGTGTAAacccataaaccaaacacatcccaAATGTTTTGTTAGATTGGAAATacagaaaaataattttccaaaTAGAACGTGGAAAACAATGGTAAACAAAtacaattttctattttctatttttccagAAACCAAACGTGTCTAGGGAAATTTCTACAcattctatttttttcaacaaaattgttCCTCCCAAACACATTCCTTGAAATTACACTTTCAATAAATATAGAGATTCTCATACTTGTTAGATATTAAACACATCACACTGCACTTTTTCTTTACGTGgatttaagtttaattttcttATCGTTACCtaaattgttgtcttttttttttttttaaatatatatatatatatatatatatatatatatatatatattaatgaaattaatttaatatgatcATGTTTTGTGATTGCTAAAACAAATTTGGAATATGATAATTTGACAATAATTTTTGTGGTACCTGGAGAGTTAGCAGAACATTGTTTAGGTCGGTGGTGGGGGAGTGACGACGGTTAATTTCCTGTTGTTGGTGAATCATCATATTAACCTTTGATTCAACGGACTGGATCTTACTTGCACAAGATTTGACCTCTCTTCTATAGGGTTCCAAAAACTTTTTGAGGGTTTTGTGTTCATTGTGTATCTTCAGAATCCAGTACTTGTCAGCGGCATCCGTTGCTTCATTCACAATAGTTTGGAAGGTTTTCAGCATCAAAACATCGACAGATGCAATTGGATTCGTGTAAGCTTCCTGGTCCTGGAGCCTGGCATTAATCATTTGGATATTGAAGCTCACATCCTTTAACTTCGAATATAAGCCAGGAGGCGCACCAGTACTCCACTCACCACTACCATACCCTACATATCGAACCATTTTGTTTACCGCTTCCTCTATTATTTCTTTATCTGCCGTCATTGGTCCCTGAAGAATTAAGGAAATCATTTGATATCTGAGAGATGCAAATGTGGGGTttggttttatatttttatggttttcaaattcttttcctTTAAATCTTACTTTATCTGTACCATTTTATGTCTctgataatattaaatttactactattaatatataattaagattatatatttagaaactacattaattaaaaatactatttaagCACAAcaatcaaattgaaaaaaataatacaaaatttctaaagaaaataagaaaagaatatAAGTTAGTTTAAATAGCATTCGCCAAGGCGACATAAAGATGAATACAGATTGAAAATATTCCTTACAAAGCACGGCAATTATACCATTGGAGAAGTCAATTAGTACGTAGCGTAATAGCaccctatttattattctaaaatttgGTGGTCACAAGATTGAATCTCAATGGTTGGactttattttaactttttaagttAGTAGATTTTGACCAAACAAAGCCTATATATTAGTAATGACTTAAAGAAtgataaactttaaaataaaatctataaaataaagtctaaatattaattaattggtttcCAAATTAATTTTGACCAAAcaaagtttatagcttattaataactttaaaaaaattatactttaaaataaaatctatcaaacaaAGTCTAAATGTTAATTAATTGGTTTTCAAATTCACTTTTGACCAAACAAACTTTATAGTTTATtaataactttaaaataaaatctatcaaacaaAGTCTAAATGTTAATTAATTGGTTTCCAAATTGAGTTTATTTTAAGTTGGTAAATTTTGACGAAAcaaacttatagcttattaattcataataaacttaaaaaaattatactcttAAATAAAATCTATCAACCAAAGTCTAAAATCTAAATGTTAATTAATTGGTTTTCAAACTAAAGATTATTTAATGAaaggtttaattattattttgactACTGaaaattatgtaatgcagatatataatataatataaagcaaTTTAAGAAGTGCCAAAATAAGTACACAGCTgaatttgataacgcagttggagaacacctcctaatctgcggggccacgcccaaagAATCTTTTCACTTAAGATCAACCCGttggtttttacaattacaaggttcaatgaattacaaaactaggtctaccacctatttaaacattaaccttataatAAACCTTATGAAAAGATTACAAGTACAGCTTGAACTAATACTACCGattaaacaaactgtaaccaACTTGGATTTTAACACAGCTTGTACTGAAATAATTTGGAGCTGATTTCTCCGGATAGTACACCAATCTTTCCCTGTATTGGAATTTCTTCGCAACACCTCgctgactatatatatgtatttgaaaCACTTAAACTTCGATTTTCTACATAATGAATGAACCTATTTATACTGATTAGCTTGCCCTTTAATTTCGGCCACATCTGTATGTTCTGCGCACGTCATTTGCATTTTTCCATGATCTCACGTCATATTGCATTTCCTTGATTCATATATTGCATTTCCTTGATTCATGCTTCACATACCACACGTTCACAATTGCATTCCATGCATTTCCCTTTCTTTTCTGTGTTGACAATTACATAAAATCATAATTTATGTAccaacaatctccccctttggcataTGTTGATCAAACAAACAAATGACAGTTCTCGCCCTCAATTCATATCGGGTCTCTCCCTCAATGTCATACGCACTTTCCTCCTCAATTCATAGCCGAGTGTACATCAAGTTTTCCCCCTTAATTCATAACACTCTCCCCCTTAATCATAGCATGTCTCCCCCTTTTGATAAATATTAGCCAAAGGTAACATAGCTACAACAGTATGTATTGAATAATGCAAGAAAATACAACTGAGAGCATGCAATTGATAAGATGTGAATAGATactgaaatttgaaaatttcacAAAGGGAGGATATATAAGAGGTATATCAACATGAGAACCCCATAAGTATAATGATAAAGCACGGAATTAAC
This region of Ipomoea triloba cultivar NCNSP0323 chromosome 15, ASM357664v1 genomic DNA includes:
- the LOC116007230 gene encoding uncharacterized protein LOC116007230 isoform X2, with translation MTLVVDKVLEDQLAQGVNALVQTVAYNVKLVRGIDSEIKDLTSDIETFSARLIEASKNSWANDHQVLRVVVKKFRNVVNEAQDTIADYVALKGKHVDNVFSKSLDKIPFCGKINDFAREIESIRGNLAKIRQDHGQELLHLMTYKINEQNKGLLTLQGPMTADKEIIEEAVNKMVRYVGYGSGEWSTGAPPGLYSKLKDVSFNIQMINARLQDQEAYTNPIASVDVLMLKTFQTIVNEATDAADKYWILKIHNEHKTLKKFLEPYRREVKSCASKIQSVESKVNMMIHQQQEINRRHSPTTDLNNVLLTLQIERPIGFDKAIKKVEQAVNILDQTVGDNVHLVSDKSEIEDITSQIKTFTESLVVACKSPLANENRVLRLIVKKFGTRVNEARDAVANYFAQEKKRGLAKAFDKIRFCGKLNNVASEIQSIKEKVKTICEDHKAYLQHLQEDCNKRSDHLPPPKVCTVLRENKIVGFIDDLKVIKTRLIEASKDFFVIPILGNAGTGKTTFALKLFEDPEVRKIFTHCIWVHVSRGFHRKQKFIDILHQIFKQTEDFSTKLEAVLEDKVKGLLKDERYLIVLDNVWEKED